A single Hyperolius riggenbachi isolate aHypRig1 chromosome 12, aHypRig1.pri, whole genome shotgun sequence DNA region contains:
- the CCR7 gene encoding C-C chemokine receptor type 7 isoform X1: MLLSHCETQHKLSCAVLVLAMLQICMGQENVTASFQETDDPNSTIDYDGYQELCAKRDVRAFRATFLPVMYAIICLIGLAGNGIVILRYVYFNRLKTGTDYYMLNLAIADMLFLLTLPFWAVSAAKYWIFGNEMCKVIYCLYKMSFFSGMFLLMSVSIERYFAIVQAPSAHRHRSKTVLISKLSSVGIWLFAFVLSIPELIYSGVKSLDEAEECMIFSSGLQSLSANLKISQMIFGFLIPLIIMCFCYTMIIRTLLNARNFEKYKAIKVIIAIVIVFVVFQLPYNSVMLIKTFNNTTDCSISKSMDVADDVTYSLACFRCCLNPFLYAIIGIKFRNDLCKFFKDLGCLSQDKFSEWSTAKPSKRSSFAMDTETTTTFSP, from the coding sequence aTCTGCATGGGCCAGGAAAATGTCACTGCTTCCTTTCAAGAAACTGACGATCCTAACAGTACCATCGATTATGACGGTTATCAAGAACTATGTGCCAAACGTGATGTACGAGCATTCCGTGCCACCTTCTTGCCAGTAATGTATGCCATTATATGCCTTATAGGGCTAGCAGGGAATGGCATAGTGATACTGAGGTATGTCTACTTCAACAGGCTGAAGACTGGAACTGATTATTACATGCTGAATCTGGCTATAGCAGACATGCTCTTCCTCCTCACCTTGCCTTTCTGGGCTGTCAGTGCAGCCAAATACTGGATCTTTGGTAACGAGATGTGCAAAGTCATCTACTGCCTGTATAAAATGAGCTTCTTCAGTGGAATGTTCCTACTCATGTCCGTGAGCATCGAGAGATACTTTGCAATTGTCCAGGCTCCCTCTGCCCACCGTCACAGGTCCAAGACTGTGCTGATCAGTAAACTCTCCAGTGTTGGCATATGGCTATTTGCCTTTGTCCTCTCCATACCAGAGTtgatctacagtggtgtgaaatctCTTGATGAGGCGGAGGAATGCATGATCTTCTCTTCTGGTCTTCAAAGTCTTAGTGCTAACCTCAAGATCTCCCAGATGATTTTTGGATTCCTCATACCCTTGATCATCATGTGCTTTTGTTACACCATGATAATCAGGACACTGCTCAATGCACGCAATTTCGAAAAGTACAAAGCCATCAAGGTCATTATTGCCATCGTCATTGTGTTTGTGGTTTTTCAGCTTCCTTACAATAGCGTTATGTTGATAAAGACTTTTAATAACACCACCGATTGTAGCATCAGCAAATCCATGGATGTGGCAGACGATGTCACCTATAGCCTCGCCTGCTTCCGATGCTGTCTAAACCCTTTCCTCTATGCCATCATTGGGATCAAGTTTAGAAATGACCTGTGTAAGTTCTTTAAGGATCTGGGCTGCCTAAGCCAAGATAAGTTCTCTGAATGGTCTACAGCCAAGCCAAgcaagagaagctcttttgcaatgGACACAGAGACAACCACCACTTTCTCACCTTGA
- the CCR7 gene encoding C-C chemokine receptor type 7 isoform X2, with the protein MLQICMGQENVTASFQETDDPNSTIDYDGYQELCAKRDVRAFRATFLPVMYAIICLIGLAGNGIVILRYVYFNRLKTGTDYYMLNLAIADMLFLLTLPFWAVSAAKYWIFGNEMCKVIYCLYKMSFFSGMFLLMSVSIERYFAIVQAPSAHRHRSKTVLISKLSSVGIWLFAFVLSIPELIYSGVKSLDEAEECMIFSSGLQSLSANLKISQMIFGFLIPLIIMCFCYTMIIRTLLNARNFEKYKAIKVIIAIVIVFVVFQLPYNSVMLIKTFNNTTDCSISKSMDVADDVTYSLACFRCCLNPFLYAIIGIKFRNDLCKFFKDLGCLSQDKFSEWSTAKPSKRSSFAMDTETTTTFSP; encoded by the coding sequence aTCTGCATGGGCCAGGAAAATGTCACTGCTTCCTTTCAAGAAACTGACGATCCTAACAGTACCATCGATTATGACGGTTATCAAGAACTATGTGCCAAACGTGATGTACGAGCATTCCGTGCCACCTTCTTGCCAGTAATGTATGCCATTATATGCCTTATAGGGCTAGCAGGGAATGGCATAGTGATACTGAGGTATGTCTACTTCAACAGGCTGAAGACTGGAACTGATTATTACATGCTGAATCTGGCTATAGCAGACATGCTCTTCCTCCTCACCTTGCCTTTCTGGGCTGTCAGTGCAGCCAAATACTGGATCTTTGGTAACGAGATGTGCAAAGTCATCTACTGCCTGTATAAAATGAGCTTCTTCAGTGGAATGTTCCTACTCATGTCCGTGAGCATCGAGAGATACTTTGCAATTGTCCAGGCTCCCTCTGCCCACCGTCACAGGTCCAAGACTGTGCTGATCAGTAAACTCTCCAGTGTTGGCATATGGCTATTTGCCTTTGTCCTCTCCATACCAGAGTtgatctacagtggtgtgaaatctCTTGATGAGGCGGAGGAATGCATGATCTTCTCTTCTGGTCTTCAAAGTCTTAGTGCTAACCTCAAGATCTCCCAGATGATTTTTGGATTCCTCATACCCTTGATCATCATGTGCTTTTGTTACACCATGATAATCAGGACACTGCTCAATGCACGCAATTTCGAAAAGTACAAAGCCATCAAGGTCATTATTGCCATCGTCATTGTGTTTGTGGTTTTTCAGCTTCCTTACAATAGCGTTATGTTGATAAAGACTTTTAATAACACCACCGATTGTAGCATCAGCAAATCCATGGATGTGGCAGACGATGTCACCTATAGCCTCGCCTGCTTCCGATGCTGTCTAAACCCTTTCCTCTATGCCATCATTGGGATCAAGTTTAGAAATGACCTGTGTAAGTTCTTTAAGGATCTGGGCTGCCTAAGCCAAGATAAGTTCTCTGAATGGTCTACAGCCAAGCCAAgcaagagaagctcttttgcaatgGACACAGAGACAACCACCACTTTCTCACCTTGA